One stretch of Croceibacterium atlanticum DNA includes these proteins:
- a CDS encoding formate dehydrogenase subunit delta: MSTAKLRRMADQIGANFAAIGHDNAVLATADHINKFWDPRMKAQIFADDHAALSPIARAAIEKLAAGANPPPQSPATEFNKVDEVGHSDAG, from the coding sequence ATGAGCACTGCAAAACTGCGCCGCATGGCCGACCAGATCGGCGCGAATTTCGCCGCCATCGGCCATGACAATGCCGTGCTGGCCACTGCCGATCACATCAACAAGTTCTGGGATCCGCGCATGAAGGCCCAGATCTTTGCCGATGACCATGCGGCACTCTCCCCCATTGCGCGCGCCGCGATTGAAAAGCTGGCGGCGGGCGCAAACCCGCCCCCGCAAAGCCCGGCGACGGAGTTCAACAAGGTCGACGAAGTCGGCCATTCCGACGCGGGCTGA
- the mobA gene encoding molybdenum cofactor guanylyltransferase encodes MILGVVLAGGLSTRFGSDKALAEYGGHTLLARAVDAMSGWCEYVVIAGRETGPAPCIPDWPRPGMGPLAGVAAGLRHALDEDYESVLTCGVDSPNLPENLLELLSPPSAYLETQPVIGHWKANAASIAEAILQSEGRHSMLAFAEAAKARAVKSAYKPANINRPSDLAAMEQRDGL; translated from the coding sequence ATGATCCTCGGCGTCGTCCTTGCAGGCGGCCTGTCCACCCGCTTCGGCAGCGACAAGGCGCTGGCCGAATATGGCGGGCACACGCTGCTGGCGCGCGCCGTGGATGCGATGTCAGGCTGGTGCGAATATGTGGTGATCGCGGGCCGCGAAACCGGACCTGCGCCCTGTATCCCCGACTGGCCGCGCCCCGGCATGGGCCCGCTGGCCGGCGTGGCGGCCGGGCTGCGCCATGCGCTGGACGAGGATTACGAATCTGTCCTGACCTGCGGCGTGGATTCCCCGAACCTGCCGGAAAACCTGCTCGAACTGCTCTCTCCGCCCTCGGCATATCTTGAAACTCAGCCGGTTATAGGGCATTGGAAAGCTAACGCCGCATCGATTGCAGAGGCGATCCTCCAGAGTGAAGGACGCCACTCGATGCTAGCATTCGCAGAAGCCGCCAAAGCGCGGGCCGTGAAGAGCGCGTATAAACCTGCTAATATAAACAGGCCGTCCGATTTGGCGGCGATGGAGCAACGCGATGGGCTATGA
- the fdhF gene encoding formate dehydrogenase subunit alpha — MGYERQKDFGTPEVKSDEMVTLTIDGREVTVPAGTSVMRAAAESGGDIPKLCATDNMKSFGSCRLCLVEIEGARGTPASCTTPVAPGMQVKTQTPRLEKLRKGVMELYISDHPLDCLTCSANNDCELQDQAAAVGLRDVRYGYEGANHLGETTDTSNPYFDFDPSKCIVCSRCVRACDEVQGTFALTIDGRGFASMVSAGQSDDNFLSSECVSCGACVQACPTATLQEKNVKAIGKPERSVVTTCAYCGVGCTFRAEMRGEQLVRMVPWKDGKANHGHSCVKGRFAWGYANHQDRITKPMIRDSIDQPWQEVSWEEALDYAAGKIRKIKAEHGARALGGITSSRCTNEETFLVQKLIRAGFGSNNTDTCARVCHSPTGYGLSTTFGTSAGTQDFDSVMDSDVIMLIGANPTDAHPVFGSRIKQRLRQGAKMIVLDPRRIDLVKSPHIEAAHHLPLKPGTNVAVLTSIAHVIVTEGLANEEFIRERCDWDEYQDWARFVSDERHSPEFLEAVTGVPAETVREAARLFATGGNGAIYYGLGVTEHSQGSSTVMAIANLAMATGNIGRSGVGVNPLRGQNNVQGACDMGSFPHELPGYRHISQDDTRKLFEDDWGVTLDPEPGLRIPNMLDAAVDGTFKAIYIQGEDILQSDPDTHHVAAGLAAMECVIVHDLFLNETANYAHVFLPGSTFLEKEGTFTNAERRIQPVRRVMEPANGYEDWEVTQLLANAIGCEWDYSHPGEILAEIARLTPTFAGVTWDRVKSGEPLQWPVNDKAPQGSPIMHVDGFVRGKGKFVVTEYVPTDEKTGPRYPLLLTTGRILSQYNVGAQTRRTGNVVWHEEDLLEMHPTDAENRGLRDGDYARLASRAGETTLRVKVTDRVAPGVVYTTFHHPATQANVVTTDNSDWATNCPEYKVTAVQVTPSNGPSEWQEEYADLTARARRIAGEEMEPAE; from the coding sequence ATGGGCTATGAACGCCAGAAAGATTTCGGGACCCCCGAAGTCAAATCCGACGAGATGGTGACACTCACCATTGACGGGCGCGAAGTAACCGTGCCGGCTGGCACCAGCGTTATGCGTGCGGCGGCCGAAAGCGGCGGCGACATCCCCAAATTGTGCGCCACGGACAATATGAAGTCCTTCGGATCCTGCCGGCTGTGCCTGGTGGAAATCGAAGGGGCACGCGGCACGCCCGCATCCTGCACCACCCCGGTCGCGCCGGGAATGCAGGTCAAGACCCAGACCCCGCGGCTGGAAAAGCTGCGCAAGGGCGTGATGGAACTGTATATTTCCGATCACCCGCTGGACTGCCTGACCTGTTCCGCCAATAATGATTGCGAATTGCAGGACCAGGCTGCCGCCGTCGGCCTGCGCGATGTGCGCTATGGCTATGAAGGCGCCAATCACCTGGGCGAAACGACGGACACGTCCAACCCCTATTTCGATTTCGATCCCAGCAAGTGCATCGTCTGCAGCCGCTGCGTGCGCGCCTGTGACGAAGTGCAGGGCACTTTCGCACTGACGATCGACGGTCGCGGCTTCGCTTCGATGGTGAGCGCGGGGCAGAGCGACGACAATTTCCTGTCCAGCGAATGCGTCAGCTGCGGCGCCTGCGTGCAGGCCTGCCCCACGGCGACGCTGCAGGAAAAGAACGTCAAGGCAATCGGCAAGCCGGAACGTTCCGTGGTCACTACCTGCGCCTATTGCGGCGTGGGCTGCACCTTCCGCGCCGAAATGCGCGGCGAACAGCTGGTGCGCATGGTGCCGTGGAAGGACGGCAAGGCCAATCATGGCCATAGCTGCGTGAAGGGCCGCTTCGCCTGGGGTTATGCCAACCACCAGGACCGCATCACCAAGCCGATGATCCGCGACAGCATCGACCAGCCCTGGCAGGAAGTCAGCTGGGAAGAAGCGCTGGATTACGCCGCCGGCAAGATCAGGAAGATCAAGGCCGAACATGGCGCCCGCGCGCTGGGCGGCATCACTTCCAGCCGCTGCACCAACGAGGAAACTTTCCTCGTGCAGAAGCTGATCCGCGCCGGTTTCGGGTCTAACAACACCGATACCTGCGCCCGCGTGTGCCACTCGCCCACCGGCTATGGCCTGTCGACGACCTTCGGCACCAGCGCCGGCACGCAGGATTTCGACAGCGTGATGGACAGCGATGTCATCATGCTGATCGGCGCCAATCCCACCGATGCGCACCCGGTCTTCGGCAGCCGCATCAAGCAGCGCCTGCGCCAGGGCGCGAAGATGATCGTGCTCGATCCGCGCCGGATCGATCTGGTGAAATCGCCGCATATCGAAGCCGCGCATCACCTGCCCCTGAAGCCCGGCACCAATGTCGCCGTGCTGACCAGCATCGCCCATGTGATCGTGACGGAAGGCCTCGCCAATGAGGAATTCATTCGCGAACGCTGCGACTGGGACGAATATCAGGACTGGGCCCGCTTCGTTTCCGATGAAAGGCACAGCCCCGAATTCCTGGAAGCCGTGACCGGCGTACCGGCAGAGACCGTGCGGGAAGCCGCACGCCTCTTCGCCACGGGGGGCAATGGTGCGATCTATTACGGCCTGGGCGTAACCGAACACAGCCAGGGTTCGTCCACCGTGATGGCAATTGCCAATCTGGCCATGGCCACCGGCAATATCGGCCGTTCCGGCGTCGGCGTGAACCCGCTGCGCGGCCAGAACAACGTGCAGGGCGCCTGCGACATGGGCAGCTTCCCGCACGAACTGCCCGGCTATCGCCACATTTCGCAGGACGATACGCGCAAGCTGTTTGAAGACGATTGGGGCGTGACGCTGGACCCGGAACCGGGCCTGCGCATTCCCAACATGCTCGATGCCGCGGTGGATGGCACCTTCAAGGCGATTTACATCCAGGGCGAAGACATCCTGCAATCCGATCCGGATACGCATCATGTCGCCGCCGGCCTTGCCGCCATGGAATGCGTGATCGTGCACGATCTCTTCCTGAACGAGACAGCCAATTACGCGCATGTCTTCCTGCCCGGCTCCACCTTCCTCGAAAAGGAAGGAACCTTCACCAACGCGGAACGGCGCATCCAGCCCGTCCGCCGCGTGATGGAACCGGCCAATGGCTATGAAGACTGGGAAGTCACCCAGCTGCTGGCCAATGCCATCGGCTGCGAGTGGGATTACAGCCATCCGGGCGAGATCCTGGCCGAAATCGCGCGCCTGACGCCGACTTTCGCCGGTGTCACCTGGGACCGCGTGAAGAGCGGCGAACCGCTGCAATGGCCGGTCAATGACAAAGCGCCGCAGGGATCGCCGATCATGCATGTGGACGGCTTCGTGCGCGGCAAGGGCAAGTTCGTGGTCACCGAATATGTGCCGACGGATGAAAAGACCGGACCGCGTTATCCGCTGCTGCTGACCACCGGCCGCATCCTGAGCCAGTACAATGTCGGCGCGCAGACCCGCCGCACGGGCAATGTCGTCTGGCACGAGGAAGACCTGCTGGAAATGCACCCGACCGATGCGGAAAATCGCGGGCTGCGCGATGGCGACTATGCGCGTCTTGCCAGCCGTGCGGGTGAAACGACCCTGCGCGTGAAGGTGACGGATCGCGTGGCGCCGGGCGTTGTCTACACGACCTTCCACCACCCGGCCACGCAGGCCAATGTGGTGACGACCGACAATTCGGACTGGGCGACCAATTGCCCCGAATACAAGGTCACGGCCGTGCAGGTCACGCCCAGCAACGGCCCGAGCGAATGGCAGGAAGAATATGCCGACCTGACCGCCCGCGCCCGCCGCATCGCCGGCGAGGAAATGGAGCCTGCCGAGTAA
- a CDS encoding lysophospholipid acyltransferase family protein has product MLRSLLFYVAFYGGTVPYLVVSMLALLLAPGRLVPVATSWSHYHRFCLRYFAGIRVREEGERPEGPAIFAFKHESFFEAIDLPVSLDYPVIFAKEELFRIPGWGRAARAYGAIPLARRDGAKALRRMLVDARNYTKGGRPLVIFPEGTRVPHGHVAPLKSGFAALYKLLGVPVVPVAVDSGLLYQRRWKRPGTITIRFGEAIEPGLPRPEIEARVTQAINVLNSVDP; this is encoded by the coding sequence ATGCTCCGCAGCCTGCTGTTTTACGTCGCCTTTTACGGCGGAACCGTGCCTTATCTGGTGGTGTCCATGCTTGCCCTGTTGCTGGCGCCCGGGCGGCTGGTGCCGGTGGCAACTTCATGGTCGCATTATCATCGTTTCTGCCTTCGATACTTCGCCGGCATCCGCGTGCGTGAAGAGGGGGAACGGCCGGAAGGCCCGGCCATCTTCGCCTTCAAGCATGAAAGCTTTTTCGAAGCGATCGACCTTCCCGTATCGCTGGATTACCCGGTGATCTTCGCCAAGGAAGAGCTGTTTCGCATACCGGGCTGGGGCAGGGCGGCGCGGGCCTATGGCGCTATTCCGCTGGCGCGGCGCGACGGCGCCAAGGCGCTGCGCCGTATGCTGGTCGATGCGCGTAACTATACCAAAGGCGGGCGGCCGCTGGTGATCTTTCCGGAAGGGACGCGGGTGCCGCATGGGCATGTCGCACCGCTGAAATCCGGATTTGCCGCGCTTTACAAACTGCTTGGCGTGCCGGTGGTGCCGGTCGCAGTGGATAGCGGGCTATTATATCAGAGGCGGTGGAAACGCCCGGGCACGATCACCATCCGGTTCGGGGAAGCGATCGAACCCGGCCTGCCGCGCCCGGAAATCGAAGCGCGGGTGACGCAGGCGATAAACGTCCTGAACAGCGTTGATCCGTAG
- the hisC gene encoding histidinol-phosphate transaminase produces MKPWIEAIHAYAPGKSKAGDGRSLIKLSANENPLGTSPAALEARAEAVMPSLYPDPDSTGLREKLGELHSIDPARIVCGTGSDELLNLAVQAFAGPGDEVLFSRFSFSVYDIATRRCGATPVEAPDRDFGTDVDAMLGLVSERTRVVFIANPNNPTGSYLPQDELARLHAGLPADVLLVIDQAYAEYVAPEDDDGGMALAAAHENVLATRTFSKIYGLAGERVGWGTGAPGIIAALNRIRGPFNVTLTGQKAAVAALGDQDFVRNSRLHNQVERQRFVERIEALGNHGLRPLPSEANFVLVLFEGALSAEAAAEGLADRGFAVRHLPGQGLPQGLRITIGTQQQMEIVAATLREMAEAAR; encoded by the coding sequence ATGAAGCCGTGGATCGAAGCGATCCACGCCTATGCGCCCGGAAAGAGCAAGGCCGGGGACGGCCGTTCGCTGATAAAACTGTCCGCGAACGAGAACCCCCTCGGCACCAGTCCTGCCGCCCTGGAAGCACGGGCGGAGGCGGTTATGCCGTCGCTCTATCCCGACCCCGATTCGACCGGATTGCGCGAAAAGCTGGGCGAATTGCACAGCATCGATCCTGCGCGGATTGTCTGCGGCACTGGGTCCGACGAATTGCTGAACCTTGCCGTGCAGGCCTTTGCCGGGCCGGGGGACGAAGTGCTGTTCAGCCGCTTCAGCTTCTCTGTCTATGATATTGCCACGCGGCGCTGCGGCGCGACTCCGGTGGAAGCGCCGGACCGGGATTTCGGCACCGATGTCGACGCGATGCTTGGCCTGGTGAGCGAGCGAACGCGGGTTGTCTTCATCGCCAATCCCAACAATCCGACGGGCAGCTATCTTCCGCAGGACGAATTGGCGCGGCTTCACGCCGGGCTTCCGGCAGATGTGCTTCTGGTCATCGACCAGGCCTATGCCGAATATGTCGCGCCGGAAGACGATGACGGGGGGATGGCGCTGGCGGCCGCGCATGAAAACGTGCTCGCCACCCGCACATTCTCCAAGATCTATGGCCTCGCGGGGGAACGGGTCGGCTGGGGAACGGGCGCGCCGGGCATTATCGCCGCGCTCAACCGCATTCGCGGACCGTTCAATGTCACGCTGACAGGCCAGAAGGCGGCCGTGGCGGCGCTGGGCGACCAGGATTTCGTCCGCAATTCACGCCTGCACAACCAGGTGGAACGGCAGCGTTTCGTCGAACGGATCGAAGCGCTGGGCAATCACGGCCTGCGCCCCCTGCCGAGCGAGGCGAATTTCGTGCTCGTGCTGTTCGAAGGTGCGCTGAGCGCAGAGGCGGCGGCCGAAGGGCTTGCCGATCGCGGCTTTGCCGTGCGCCATCTTCCGGGCCAGGGCTTGCCGCAGGGGCTGCGCATCACGATCGGAACGCAGCAGCAGATGGAGATTGTTGCCGCCACCCTGCGCGAAATGGCAGAAGCAGCACGATGA
- the metX gene encoding homoserine O-acetyltransferase MetX codes for MATTSTLDTLNIALPAKLPLDSGQELENVCIAYQTYGELNADRSNAILVCHALTGDQHLASPHPITGKPGWWQRIVGPGLPLDTDKFHIICSNVIGSCMGSTGPASLAPDGKPYGMRFPVITIRDMVRAQIAMLDVMGIERLHGVVGGSMGGMQALSLSANFPERAARIMVIASTARHSAQNIAYHEVGRQAIMADPAWQGGDYYGSGQTPDKGLAVARMAAHITYLSEAGLTEKFGRRLQNRPNGEKGEKSFGFDADFQVESYLRYQGLSFTDRFDANSYLYITRATDYFDLAEEHGGRLADAFTDTKSRFCVVSFDTDWLYPTAESRNIVHALNASSAPVSFVELSAPYGHDSFLLNVPALDRVIKGFLEG; via the coding sequence ATGGCCACCACTTCCACACTGGACACGCTGAATATCGCGCTTCCCGCGAAACTGCCGCTCGATAGCGGGCAGGAGCTGGAAAATGTGTGCATCGCCTATCAGACATATGGCGAACTGAATGCGGACAGAAGCAATGCGATTCTCGTCTGTCACGCGCTGACGGGGGACCAGCATCTGGCCAGCCCGCACCCGATCACCGGAAAACCTGGCTGGTGGCAACGCATTGTCGGGCCGGGCCTCCCGCTGGATACGGACAAGTTCCATATCATCTGTTCCAACGTGATCGGCAGTTGCATGGGTTCCACTGGCCCGGCTAGCCTGGCGCCGGACGGAAAGCCCTATGGCATGCGTTTCCCCGTCATCACCATTCGCGACATGGTGCGGGCGCAAATTGCCATGCTGGACGTGATGGGGATCGAAAGGCTGCACGGCGTGGTCGGCGGTTCCATGGGCGGGATGCAGGCGCTCAGCCTGTCGGCCAATTTCCCGGAACGCGCGGCGCGGATCATGGTGATCGCGTCCACCGCGCGGCATTCGGCGCAGAATATCGCCTATCACGAGGTGGGGCGCCAGGCGATCATGGCCGATCCGGCATGGCAGGGCGGCGATTATTACGGATCGGGCCAGACGCCGGACAAGGGGCTGGCCGTGGCGCGCATGGCCGCGCATATCACCTATTTGTCCGAAGCGGGGCTGACGGAGAAATTCGGCCGCCGGCTGCAGAACCGCCCGAATGGGGAAAAGGGCGAAAAAAGCTTCGGCTTCGATGCTGATTTCCAGGTGGAAAGCTATCTGCGGTATCAGGGGCTGAGTTTTACCGACCGGTTTGACGCCAATTCCTATCTCTATATCACCCGCGCGACCGATTATTTCGATCTGGCGGAAGAACATGGCGGGCGGCTGGCCGATGCCTTTACGGATACGAAATCGCGTTTCTGCGTGGTCAGCTTCGATACGGACTGGCTCTATCCCACGGCGGAATCGCGCAATATCGTCCATGCGCTCAACGCATCGTCCGCGCCGGTCAGCTTCGTGGAACTGTCTGCGCCCTATGGGCATGACAGCTTCCTGCTGAACGTCCCTGCGCTGGACCGCGTGATAAAGGGCTTCCTCGAAGGATGA
- the metW gene encoding methionine biosynthesis protein MetW → MSVLRPDLEVIARHVPAGSRVLDVGCGDGELMHVLAHGKHVDARGIEIDPEEVERAVARGLSVMQGDANRELTAYPDDAFDYTVLSQTLQTAERPDLMLDELLRIGRKAFVSFPNFAHWRMRLALLWHGRMPVTSHLPVTWYETQNIHHVTVSDFRELLRQKGVSVERSWFFSSSREIGAMGANWRAEYAVYLLSR, encoded by the coding sequence ATGAGTGTGCTCAGGCCCGATCTCGAAGTCATCGCCCGGCATGTGCCGGCGGGCAGCCGTGTGCTGGATGTCGGCTGCGGCGATGGGGAGCTGATGCATGTGCTGGCCCATGGCAAGCATGTGGATGCGCGCGGGATAGAGATCGATCCGGAAGAAGTGGAACGGGCCGTGGCGCGCGGCCTTTCAGTGATGCAGGGCGATGCCAATCGCGAACTGACCGCCTATCCCGACGATGCGTTCGATTACACGGTGCTCAGCCAGACGTTGCAGACGGCGGAACGGCCGGACCTGATGCTGGATGAATTGCTGCGCATCGGGCGGAAGGCATTTGTCAGCTTCCCCAATTTCGCACATTGGCGGATGCGCCTGGCATTGCTGTGGCATGGCCGTATGCCCGTCACCAGCCATCTGCCCGTGACGTGGTATGAAACGCAGAATATCCACCATGTCACGGTGAGCGATTTCCGCGAATTGCTGCGCCAGAAAGGCGTGTCGGTCGAACGCAGCTGGTTCTTCAGCAGCAGCCGCGAAATCGGCGCCATGGGCGCGAACTGGCGGGCGGAATACGCGGTTTATCTGTTGAGCCGGTGA
- a CDS encoding prephenate/arogenate dehydrogenase family protein, whose product MSFNHIAIIGLGLLGGSIGLAVREHLPDCTTTGFDNDPDVRKRAAERQLADTICESATDAVKGADLVILCVPVGAMGDAARTIADTLKPGALVSDVGSSKSTISRTLMDALPGRSVIPAHPVAGTEHSGPDAGFATLFHQRWCIITPPEGADEKQLAALIHFWESLGAMVETMDAQHHDRVLAVTSHIPHLIAYTIVGTASDLENVTRSEVIKYSAGGFRDFTRIAASDPTMWRDVFLHNRDAVLEMLDSFLTDLALMREAIRAGDGETMFDLFSRTREVRRSIVALGQDDARPDFGRKDHG is encoded by the coding sequence ATGAGCTTCAACCATATCGCGATCATCGGCCTCGGCCTGCTGGGCGGTTCCATCGGCCTTGCCGTGCGCGAACACCTGCCCGATTGCACGACCACCGGATTCGACAATGATCCGGATGTGCGCAAACGCGCCGCCGAACGGCAATTGGCCGACACGATCTGCGAAAGCGCGACCGACGCCGTCAAGGGCGCGGATCTGGTAATCCTGTGCGTGCCGGTGGGTGCGATGGGCGATGCGGCCCGCACCATTGCCGATACGCTGAAACCCGGCGCGCTGGTAAGCGATGTGGGATCATCCAAATCCACGATTTCCCGCACGCTGATGGATGCCCTGCCCGGCCGCAGCGTGATCCCGGCTCATCCGGTCGCGGGCACGGAACATAGCGGCCCGGATGCCGGCTTCGCCACCTTGTTCCATCAGCGCTGGTGCATCATCACTCCGCCCGAAGGCGCCGATGAGAAGCAGCTGGCCGCCCTGATCCATTTCTGGGAAAGCCTGGGCGCGATGGTGGAAACCATGGATGCCCAGCATCATGACCGTGTATTGGCCGTCACCAGCCATATTCCGCATCTGATCGCCTATACGATCGTGGGCACGGCTTCCGATCTGGAAAACGTGACCCGCAGCGAAGTGATCAAATATTCGGCTGGCGGCTTCCGCGATTTCACCCGCATTGCCGCGTCGGACCCGACCATGTGGCGCGACGTGTTCCTGCATAATCGCGATGCAGTGCTGGAAATGCTGGACAGTTTCCTGACCGACCTCGCCCTGATGCGGGAGGCAATCCGTGCCGGCGATGGGGAAACGATGTTCGACCTGTTCAGCCGCACCCGCGAAGTGCGCCGCTCCATCGTGGCGCTCGGACAGGACGATGCGCGGCCCGATTTCGGCCGCAAGGACCACGGCTGA
- the fdhD gene encoding formate dehydrogenase accessory sulfurtransferase FdhD has product MSEVTEFLADGARQPRNRQWVPESPVALEFNGLSYAVMMASPQDLEDFALGFALTEGLAKSPSDISDIGVAEVEKGWIVRAMLTGLGVDQLTERVRARVAESSCGLCGIENLEAVARPLPPVAPHQALAPAAIFAALAALRDHQPLGRATGAAHAAAFCAADGTILHAREDVGRHNALDKLIGALASAGQDAAQGFILSSARCSYEIVEKAVRAGATTLVTISLPTSLAVDRAKAAGLSLWSLARDDSVLLVNG; this is encoded by the coding sequence ATGAGCGAGGTCACGGAATTCCTTGCGGATGGAGCGCGCCAGCCGCGCAACCGCCAATGGGTGCCCGAATCCCCCGTAGCGCTGGAATTCAACGGCCTGTCCTATGCGGTGATGATGGCATCGCCGCAGGATCTGGAAGATTTCGCCCTCGGTTTCGCCCTCACCGAAGGGCTGGCCAAATCTCCGTCCGACATCAGCGATATCGGCGTGGCCGAAGTCGAGAAGGGCTGGATCGTGCGCGCCATGCTGACCGGGCTTGGCGTGGACCAGTTGACCGAACGTGTTCGCGCCCGCGTGGCGGAAAGCAGCTGCGGCCTGTGCGGGATCGAAAATCTCGAAGCCGTGGCCAGGCCCCTGCCCCCGGTTGCCCCGCATCAGGCGCTGGCCCCGGCGGCAATCTTCGCCGCTCTGGCTGCCTTGCGCGATCACCAGCCGCTCGGCCGTGCCACGGGGGCTGCCCATGCCGCCGCATTCTGCGCGGCTGACGGCACAATCCTCCATGCGCGCGAAGATGTCGGCCGCCACAATGCGCTGGACAAGCTGATCGGCGCACTGGCCAGCGCCGGACAGGACGCGGCGCAAGGCTTCATCCTTTCCAGCGCGCGCTGTTCCTACGAAATCGTGGAGAAAGCCGTCCGCGCCGGGGCCACCACGCTGGTGACGATCTCGCTCCCCACCAGCCTGGCCGTGGACCGCGCAAAAGCTGCCGGCCTCAGCCTGTGGAGCCTCGCCCGCGACGACAGCGTGTTACTGGTGAATGGCTGA